One Candidatus Binatus sp. DNA segment encodes these proteins:
- a CDS encoding DedA family protein, producing MHGITDPAHIADMLTTWGYLGIFIAVFVGNLGIPVPEETVMLAAGFVAGRALLDLRIVYVTVVASAVTGDCCGYLIGRTGGQRVLVRLASAFPFMRTRYDRLQLFFQTHGSKAVFMARFITGARFMAGPMAGACGMPFFQFLGWNVLGAIVWCSLVVTVGYLVGDELYRAITAAHQASRWIELAGVAVAIVVFVFWWRDRHPAASRPQS from the coding sequence ATGCATGGGATAACCGACCCCGCGCATATCGCGGATATGCTCACGACGTGGGGCTATCTCGGCATCTTCATTGCCGTCTTCGTCGGCAACCTGGGCATCCCGGTGCCGGAGGAAACCGTGATGCTTGCCGCCGGATTCGTGGCCGGCCGCGCGCTGCTCGATCTGCGAATCGTCTACGTCACCGTCGTCGCGAGCGCGGTCACGGGCGACTGTTGTGGCTACCTCATCGGCCGCACCGGCGGACAGCGGGTACTGGTTCGGCTCGCGTCCGCCTTTCCCTTCATGCGCACGCGTTACGACCGCCTGCAACTTTTCTTTCAGACCCACGGCAGCAAGGCGGTGTTCATGGCGCGATTTATCACCGGCGCGCGATTCATGGCGGGCCCGATGGCGGGTGCGTGCGGGATGCCATTCTTCCAGTTCCTCGGATGGAACGTGCTCGGTGCGATCGTATGGTGCTCGCTCGTCGTCACGGTCGGCTACCTGGTGGGCGACGAGTTGTATCGCGCCATCACGGCGGCTCATCAGGCGTCGCGATGGATTGAGCTGGCCGGAGTCGCCGTGGCGATCGTGGTCTTCGTCTTTTGGTGGAGAGATCGGCATCCTGCGGCGTCGCGGCCTCAATCGTAG
- a CDS encoding acyl-CoA dehydrogenase family protein encodes MDFNYTPEDQAFRAEVRTWLEANKKFAPPPSNIMADEGEGDWAARLNWHQRLNQGGWVAVNWPKEYGGRGATVMQRLIYREELSRLGLNEPMIGMGINLLGPTLIHWGTEEQKKNHIPKILKGEEVWCQGYSEPGAGSDLASVQTRAIDDGDDFVVNGQKTWTSIAQHADMIFALVRTDPAAPKHKGISYLLIDMHSPGVTVRPLVQMTGGKGFNEVFFEDVRVPKKNILGERNNGWQVAMTTLLFERGGGGGEGAMGEVYELARLARRIPRSADGSTAWDDSSVRQKVAGFAAEAQALRYTGYRQLTRQLKGLPPGPEGSMMKLCGTELALQIALYAMELLGPYSQLEFNAPFAVDKGKWSFRMLAARGPTIYAGTNQIQHNIIGERVLGLPKG; translated from the coding sequence ATGGACTTCAACTATACGCCGGAAGACCAGGCATTTCGCGCCGAAGTGCGCACGTGGCTCGAAGCGAACAAGAAATTCGCTCCGCCGCCGAGCAATATCATGGCCGACGAGGGCGAGGGCGACTGGGCGGCGCGCCTCAACTGGCACCAGCGGCTCAACCAGGGCGGCTGGGTGGCAGTCAACTGGCCCAAGGAATACGGCGGGCGCGGCGCAACCGTCATGCAGCGGCTGATCTATCGGGAAGAACTGAGCCGGCTGGGGCTCAACGAGCCGATGATCGGGATGGGAATCAACCTGCTCGGTCCTACGCTGATACATTGGGGGACCGAGGAACAGAAGAAAAATCATATTCCGAAAATTCTCAAAGGCGAGGAAGTCTGGTGCCAGGGATACTCCGAGCCGGGCGCGGGCTCCGACCTCGCGTCGGTGCAGACGCGCGCGATTGACGATGGCGACGACTTCGTGGTCAACGGGCAGAAGACGTGGACCTCGATCGCGCAGCATGCGGACATGATCTTCGCGCTGGTGCGCACCGATCCCGCCGCGCCCAAGCACAAGGGAATCAGCTACCTGTTGATCGATATGCACAGCCCCGGCGTAACCGTGCGTCCGCTGGTGCAGATGACGGGCGGCAAGGGCTTCAACGAAGTTTTCTTCGAGGATGTCCGCGTGCCGAAGAAAAATATCCTCGGCGAGCGCAACAATGGCTGGCAGGTCGCGATGACCACGCTGCTGTTCGAGCGCGGCGGCGGCGGCGGCGAAGGCGCGATGGGCGAGGTCTATGAGCTGGCGAGGCTCGCCAGGCGCATCCCGCGCAGCGCTGACGGCTCAACCGCGTGGGACGATTCGAGCGTGCGGCAGAAGGTTGCCGGATTCGCCGCCGAGGCGCAGGCGCTGCGATACACCGGCTATCGGCAGCTTACGCGCCAGTTGAAGGGACTGCCGCCGGGGCCGGAAGGCTCGATGATGAAACTGTGCGGCACGGAGCTCGCGCTCCAGATTGCGCTTTACGCGATGGAACTGCTGGGGCCGTATAGCCAGCTCGAATTCAACGCGCCGTTCGCGGTTGACAAGGGCAAGTGGTCGTTCAGAATGCTCGCGGCGCGCGGTCCCACGATTTACGCCGGGACCAATCAGATCCAGCACAACATTATCGGCGAGCGCGTACTGGGTCTGCCCAAGGGCTAG
- a CDS encoding acyl-CoA dehydrogenase family protein, protein MDFNFNPEDEAFRIEFRAWLDANKQFAPRSREMLMAEGRNAFDEQKRWARKMAEGRWLAPNWPVQYGGRGAGILQTIVYNEELARAGVAAPMIGMGTTMFGPTLLHWGTEEQKQRFIPPIMKAEEIWCQGYSEPGAGSDLASLQTRAVEDGDYFVVNGQKVWTTIAQYADWIFLLVRTDPDAPKHKGISYLMVDMHSPGVTARPLVQITGTRGFNEVFFEDVRVPKKNLVGEINQGWQVAITTLMFERSGGGGDRGVLTQCRELVELAKSIPRNGASAWEDASVRQQIAQFHCEAMALRYTGYRQLTRRLKGMPPGPEGSMMKLCGTELNLRIQLFAMELLGPYSQLEFNAPFAVDRGKWSFRMLAARGGTIAAGSNQIQHNIIGERVLGLPKG, encoded by the coding sequence ATGGATTTCAATTTCAATCCCGAAGACGAAGCGTTCCGGATCGAGTTTCGCGCGTGGCTGGACGCCAACAAGCAGTTTGCGCCGCGCTCGCGCGAGATGTTGATGGCCGAGGGCAGGAACGCGTTCGATGAGCAGAAGCGCTGGGCCAGGAAGATGGCCGAAGGCAGATGGCTCGCGCCGAACTGGCCGGTTCAGTATGGAGGGCGCGGCGCCGGCATCCTGCAGACGATCGTCTATAACGAGGAACTCGCGCGGGCGGGCGTCGCGGCGCCGATGATCGGGATGGGCACCACCATGTTCGGGCCGACGCTGTTGCATTGGGGGACCGAGGAGCAGAAGCAGCGCTTCATCCCGCCGATAATGAAAGCCGAAGAAATCTGGTGCCAGGGATATTCCGAGCCGGGCGCGGGCTCCGACCTGGCCTCGTTGCAGACGCGCGCGGTCGAGGACGGCGACTACTTCGTCGTCAACGGGCAGAAAGTGTGGACCACGATCGCGCAGTACGCCGACTGGATCTTCCTGCTGGTGCGCACTGATCCCGACGCGCCCAAGCATAAGGGAATCAGCTACCTGATGGTCGATATGCACAGTCCCGGGGTGACCGCCCGGCCGCTGGTGCAAATCACCGGCACCAGGGGTTTCAACGAGGTGTTTTTCGAAGACGTGCGGGTGCCGAAGAAAAACCTGGTCGGCGAGATCAACCAGGGCTGGCAGGTGGCGATCACGACGCTGATGTTCGAGCGATCGGGCGGCGGCGGCGATCGCGGCGTGCTCACGCAATGCCGCGAGCTGGTGGAGCTGGCAAAATCGATCCCGCGCAACGGCGCATCGGCGTGGGAGGACGCGAGCGTGCGCCAGCAGATCGCCCAGTTCCACTGCGAGGCGATGGCGCTGCGTTACACCGGCTATCGGCAACTGACGCGCCGGCTCAAGGGGATGCCGCCGGGGCCGGAAGGATCGATGATGAAGCTGTGCGGCACGGAGCTGAACTTGCGCATCCAATTGTTCGCGATGGAGCTGCTCGGGCCGTACAGCCAGCTCGAATTCAACGCGCCGTTCGCAGTTGACCGGGGCAAGTGGTCGTTTCGGATGCTGGCGGCGCGCGGCGGCACGATTGCGGCGGGCAGCAATCAGATCCAACATAATATTATCGGTGAGCGGGTGCTCGGACTGCCCAAGGGCTGA
- a CDS encoding alpha/beta hydrolase has protein sequence MLLQLIASAYFDFLRQFASLVRDPVGYGVGVPHGDGHPVLLIPGFTAGDWSLGTLARWLGRVGYRPYLSGIDLNVGCPRRTMELVGWRLEKIAHESGQRVTIIGHSLGGVLGRAIAAANPANVRQVVALGSPIRDGWTGVHDQVRPALQAIQAFWQTFSDDPDDCSTTECACAFVAAVFAPTPEEGRFSAIYTRRDEIVNWQSCIDDAGSNFEVSGLHASLIVNREVYRILGSILADAPGESAAA, from the coding sequence ATGCTGCTGCAACTTATCGCCTCCGCGTACTTCGACTTCCTGCGGCAGTTCGCTTCGCTGGTTCGCGACCCGGTCGGCTACGGCGTCGGAGTGCCGCACGGCGACGGCCATCCGGTACTCCTGATTCCCGGATTCACCGCGGGCGATTGGTCGCTCGGCACGCTGGCGCGATGGCTCGGGCGCGTCGGCTACCGTCCGTATCTGTCGGGAATCGATCTCAACGTCGGATGCCCGCGGCGCACGATGGAACTGGTGGGATGGCGTCTCGAAAAGATCGCGCACGAATCCGGCCAGCGCGTGACGATCATCGGGCATAGCCTGGGCGGCGTACTGGGCCGCGCAATCGCGGCGGCAAACCCCGCAAACGTGCGCCAGGTGGTGGCGCTTGGCTCGCCGATTCGCGACGGATGGACGGGAGTGCATGACCAGGTCCGTCCTGCGCTGCAGGCGATCCAGGCTTTCTGGCAGACGTTTTCCGACGATCCCGACGACTGCAGCACGACCGAATGCGCATGCGCATTCGTCGCCGCCGTGTTCGCGCCGACCCCGGAAGAGGGCCGCTTCAGCGCCATCTACACGCGCCGCGACGAGATCGTGAATTGGCAATCGTGCATCGACGATGCGGGATCCAATTTCGAAGTCTCCGGACTGCACGCGAGCTTGATCGTCAATCGCGAGGTTTACCGAATCCTCGGGTCGATCCTTGCCGACGCCCCAGGCGAGAGCGCCGCCGCTTGA
- a CDS encoding UPF0182 family protein: MRPRVILISLAVVVIVALVALSLADQLLVDYLWFGRLGYGGVFNTTVAAEIGIFAIVWLVAFVVIFVSGLIAIGSSRDRERLRVVRRPDEMVEVNLPELIRALGERVPWRVIVACGAALLALFAAQGEAGSWDTYLKGLYGAPFGIAEQAFGNDIGFYVFTMPLLEEIRDLFLMIIVLAAGIAIAVYWARGALDFKESPPRVSPGAAGHLSVLLGLFFVQRAMTYWLGRFDLLLHTDGVVFGLRYVDRILWQPGLWLLVALSLGAAVMCMFNAREGGLRIPVAAFVVVFGPALIMNFIQPVIERLWVKPDELRVERPYLQRNIEATRHAYKLDTVDVKPFAGQGTLTPAALEQDSATVKNIRLWDPRPLIDTYRQLQEIRTYYDFRDVDIDRYWIEGKYTEVMLSAREMNLDQLPDTAQTWVNQHLKFTHGAGLAMSPVNRKDTEGLPVFYIKDIPAVSDVGLKIDQPAIYFGEARDNYAVVDSATPEFDYPKGADNVFSYYGGTGGVPVAGFFRRLLFSIFYRDINLLVTENIVKNSKIMIRRNIASRIAYIAPFLNLDRDPYAVILNGRMVWIVDCYTTSDHYPYSQRNADGINYIRNSVKVVVDAYTGDTDFYVADAEDPVIKTWQRIFPAMFKPMSAMPAQLRAHIRYPEDFFLIQADTFRTYHMTDPQVFYNREDLWGFPRENYAGQTVPMQPYYVIMRLPGEPQAEYMLMLPMVPSGRDNMIAWMAARCDGADYGHLFEYAFSKDKLIYGPYQIQARINQNPEISRQLSLWNQMGSKVLLGNLLVIPIQDSLLYVEPLFIRAENGQLPELQRVIASYSDRVVMGDTLDLTMAALFANQALPAPPIAKAIMNESVPQSIAAAGTPKADMQSAAQHYNRALEAIRAGDWTAFGAEMKALGDELSKPSDSGHQ, encoded by the coding sequence ATGCGACCCCGCGTAATCCTGATTAGCCTCGCCGTTGTCGTTATCGTCGCGCTCGTGGCGCTGAGCCTGGCTGACCAGCTGCTGGTCGATTACCTGTGGTTCGGAAGACTCGGCTACGGCGGAGTTTTCAATACAACCGTCGCTGCGGAAATTGGGATCTTCGCGATCGTGTGGCTGGTCGCGTTCGTCGTGATCTTCGTGAGCGGGTTGATCGCAATCGGCTCGAGCCGCGATCGCGAGCGGCTGCGCGTGGTGCGCCGCCCCGACGAGATGGTCGAGGTCAATCTGCCTGAGCTGATTCGCGCGCTCGGCGAACGCGTGCCGTGGCGCGTGATCGTCGCCTGCGGCGCGGCCTTGCTGGCGCTGTTCGCGGCGCAAGGCGAGGCCGGCAGCTGGGATACTTACCTCAAGGGCCTCTACGGGGCGCCGTTCGGAATCGCCGAGCAGGCGTTCGGCAACGATATCGGCTTCTACGTGTTCACGATGCCGCTGCTTGAGGAAATCCGCGATCTGTTCCTGATGATCATCGTGCTGGCGGCCGGGATTGCGATCGCCGTCTATTGGGCGCGCGGCGCGCTCGACTTCAAGGAATCGCCGCCGCGCGTGTCGCCGGGCGCGGCGGGGCATCTGTCGGTGCTGCTGGGGCTGTTCTTCGTGCAGCGGGCGATGACTTATTGGCTCGGCCGCTTCGACTTGCTGCTGCATACCGACGGCGTCGTATTCGGACTGCGCTACGTCGATCGCATCCTGTGGCAGCCCGGGCTGTGGCTGCTGGTGGCGCTGTCGTTAGGCGCCGCCGTGATGTGCATGTTCAACGCGCGCGAGGGCGGACTGAGAATTCCGGTGGCCGCGTTCGTTGTCGTGTTCGGGCCCGCGCTCATCATGAATTTTATCCAGCCGGTGATCGAGCGCTTGTGGGTCAAACCCGACGAGCTTCGGGTCGAGCGTCCGTACCTGCAACGCAACATCGAGGCGACGCGGCACGCGTACAAGCTCGACACCGTTGACGTGAAACCGTTTGCGGGGCAGGGCACGCTCACCCCCGCGGCGCTCGAGCAGGATTCGGCGACGGTCAAGAACATCCGGCTGTGGGACCCGCGCCCGCTAATCGACACCTACCGCCAGTTGCAGGAAATTCGCACCTACTACGATTTTCGCGACGTCGACATCGATCGCTACTGGATCGAGGGCAAGTACACCGAGGTGATGCTGTCGGCGCGCGAGATGAATCTCGACCAGCTGCCCGACACCGCGCAGACCTGGGTCAACCAGCATCTCAAATTCACCCACGGCGCCGGGCTGGCGATGAGCCCGGTCAACCGCAAGGACACCGAGGGGCTGCCGGTGTTCTATATCAAGGATATTCCGGCGGTGTCGGACGTGGGGCTGAAGATTGACCAGCCGGCGATCTACTTTGGCGAGGCGCGCGACAACTACGCCGTCGTCGATTCGGCGACGCCCGAGTTCGACTATCCCAAGGGCGCCGACAACGTTTTTTCGTATTACGGCGGCACGGGCGGCGTGCCGGTGGCGGGATTTTTTCGCCGGCTGCTGTTCAGCATCTTTTATCGCGACATCAATCTGCTGGTCACCGAGAATATCGTAAAGAACAGCAAGATCATGATCCGGCGCAACATCGCAAGCCGAATCGCGTACATCGCGCCGTTCCTGAACCTCGACCGCGATCCATACGCCGTGATTCTCAACGGCCGCATGGTGTGGATCGTTGACTGCTATACCACCAGCGATCACTACCCCTACTCGCAGCGCAACGCCGACGGGATCAACTACATCCGCAATTCGGTCAAGGTGGTGGTCGACGCGTACACCGGCGACACCGATTTTTACGTGGCGGATGCCGAAGACCCGGTCATCAAGACGTGGCAGCGGATTTTCCCCGCGATGTTCAAGCCGATGTCGGCGATGCCGGCGCAGTTGCGCGCGCACATCCGCTATCCCGAAGATTTTTTTCTGATTCAAGCCGACACTTTCCGCACCTATCACATGACCGATCCGCAGGTCTTCTATAACCGCGAGGACCTGTGGGGATTTCCGCGCGAAAACTACGCCGGGCAGACGGTTCCGATGCAGCCCTACTACGTGATCATGCGGCTGCCGGGTGAGCCGCAGGCGGAATACATGCTGATGCTGCCGATGGTGCCGTCGGGACGCGACAACATGATTGCGTGGATGGCCGCGCGCTGCGACGGGGCGGATTACGGCCATCTGTTCGAGTATGCATTTTCCAAGGACAAACTCATTTACGGCCCCTATCAGATTCAGGCGCGCATCAATCAGAATCCCGAAATTTCGCGGCAACTTTCGCTGTGGAATCAGATGGGTTCGAAGGTCCTGCTCGGCAACCTGCTCGTGATACCGATCCAGGACTCGCTGCTCTACGTCGAGCCGCTGTTCATCCGCGCCGAGAACGGCCAGTTGCCTGAGCTGCAGCGGGTGATCGCGTCTTACAGCGATCGCGTGGTGATGGGCGATACGCTCGATCTGACGATGGCGGCGCTGTTCGCCAATCAGGCGCTGCCGGCGCCGCCGATCGCCAAGGCGATCATGAATGAGTCGGTGCCGCAGTCGATCGCCGCGGCAGGCACGCCCAAGGCCGACATGCAGAGCGCGGCGCAGCATTACAATCGCGCGCTGGAGGCGATTCGCGCCGGCGATTGGACGGCGTTCGGCGCGGAGATGAAGGCGCTCGGCGACGAGCTATCCAAGCCGTCAGATTCCGGCCATCAGTAG
- a CDS encoding thiamine pyrophosphate-binding protein — protein MALGDFLVAYLRKLGVSHVFGIPGDLALKLFFALGRKHGLEIITLSHEPGVGFAADGYARATGKIGVICVTYGAGGHNMVNPVAGSFSERVPILIFSGGPGEEERKLGTLIHHQAREIESQRRIYDEVTCASAVLTDPRSAADELHRVVRAIWAEQRPGYIEIHRDMVDRQIEVSDELIEWDGRLHFQESDTRKVEEAAHETAAMFNESRKPVLIAGIEIHRFKASHELVELAEQMGAPVFTTVLGKGAFPMDHPLYMGVHVGPISPPSIVARMDAADFVLNLGCLKTDMNFGNRPPHVIQGRTVWAVDRKVEVKYHTYTDAAVRDFARALLREKLRLHREKVHYADNLREIAARDGKPVKVSQILAAVNEFLADKREYLVVAESGDMLFGGLDIRVPHNGGYLAQGFYASMGFAVPASLGAQIGSGLRPLVLCGDGGFQMTGPEISQAPAKRVNPIVVVINNGGWGIFRPIAERRELLEIPPWPYAQLARDWGGAGFEAATVEQLGNALRAAHECKSFAIIDVRVERDDLSPVTVKYIKAAAKRSQAPVERAARGNSRP, from the coding sequence ATGGCGCTGGGCGATTTCCTGGTCGCCTACCTGCGCAAGCTTGGCGTGTCGCACGTCTTCGGCATCCCCGGCGACCTCGCGCTCAAGCTGTTTTTCGCGCTGGGCCGCAAGCACGGGTTGGAAATCATCACCCTGTCGCACGAGCCGGGGGTCGGATTCGCGGCCGACGGCTACGCGCGCGCGACCGGGAAAATCGGCGTAATCTGCGTGACCTACGGCGCCGGCGGCCACAACATGGTCAATCCGGTCGCGGGATCGTTCTCGGAACGCGTGCCGATTCTGATTTTCTCGGGCGGCCCGGGCGAGGAGGAACGCAAGCTCGGCACGCTGATTCATCACCAGGCCCGCGAAATCGAATCGCAGCGCCGCATCTACGACGAAGTAACTTGCGCGTCGGCCGTGCTGACCGATCCGCGCAGCGCCGCCGATGAATTGCATCGCGTCGTGCGCGCCATTTGGGCCGAGCAGCGGCCGGGCTACATCGAGATTCATCGCGACATGGTTGACCGGCAGATCGAAGTCTCCGACGAGCTGATCGAATGGGACGGGCGGCTGCATTTCCAGGAATCCGACACGCGCAAGGTCGAGGAAGCGGCGCATGAGACCGCCGCGATGTTCAACGAGAGCCGCAAGCCCGTGCTGATCGCCGGCATCGAGATTCATCGCTTCAAGGCGTCGCACGAGTTGGTGGAGCTGGCCGAGCAGATGGGCGCGCCGGTGTTCACGACGGTGCTCGGCAAGGGTGCGTTCCCGATGGACCATCCGCTGTACATGGGCGTGCACGTCGGCCCGATCAGCCCGCCGTCGATCGTCGCACGGATGGACGCGGCCGACTTCGTGCTCAACCTCGGATGTCTGAAAACCGACATGAACTTCGGCAACCGTCCGCCGCACGTGATTCAAGGCCGAACGGTATGGGCGGTCGATCGCAAGGTCGAGGTGAAGTATCACACTTACACCGACGCCGCGGTGCGCGATTTCGCGCGCGCGTTGCTGCGCGAGAAGCTGCGGCTTCATCGTGAGAAGGTTCATTACGCCGACAATCTTCGCGAGATCGCCGCGCGCGACGGCAAGCCGGTCAAGGTCAGCCAGATTCTGGCCGCGGTCAACGAATTCCTGGCCGACAAGCGCGAATACCTGGTGGTCGCAGAGTCGGGTGACATGCTGTTTGGCGGGCTCGACATCCGGGTGCCGCACAACGGCGGCTACCTGGCGCAAGGGTTTTACGCTTCGATGGGATTTGCGGTGCCGGCGTCGCTGGGCGCGCAAATCGGCAGCGGTCTTAGGCCGCTGGTGTTGTGCGGAGACGGCGGTTTTCAGATGACCGGGCCGGAAATTTCGCAGGCTCCGGCCAAGCGCGTGAATCCGATCGTGGTGGTGATCAACAACGGCGGATGGGGCATCTTCCGGCCGATCGCCGAGCGGCGCGAACTGCTCGAGATTCCGCCGTGGCCGTATGCGCAGCTCGCGCGCGATTGGGGCGGCGCAGGATTCGAGGCGGCCACGGTCGAGCAGCTGGGAAATGCGCTGCGCGCGGCGCATGAATGCAAATCGTTTGCGATAATCGACGTGCGGGTCGAACGCGACGATCTGTCCCCGGTGACGGTGAAGTATATCAAGGCGGCAGCGAAGCGCTCGCAAGCGCCAGTGGAGCGCGCGGCACGCGGGAATTCGCGCCCATGA
- a CDS encoding acyl--CoA ligase, producing the protein MTDSIKTDSIKIDPIKSGAIEKYRRAYRDFSWETPEHFNFAAVIDKFAEDPRRVAILWEDSEGRRARLTFADIAQQSRRIANVLAGHGIRRGDAVLLVLPRITLWQAAYIGALRLGAIVIPCTSMLREKDLVYRANHSGARAIIAGVENAAMIAQLRKQCPSVEHYLIAGAARTGWISLQEYMSHASPAFKTANTKSSEPAICYYTSGTTREPKAVLHSHAHTYSHRFTGLNWLDLRPDDLHWTTSDTGWAKAGYGVLFGPWMNGVTTFMYNGRFDAAKELELIARYGVTTFCAPPTEYRILIKENLADYSFPKLRHCTGAGEPLNPEVIEVWRERLGLTIHDGYGQTETIILAANMPAMPVKPGSMGLPFPGHDVRVIDDQMAETKVDELGEIAVRVSPERPPSLFIEYWKNAQETASVFRGDWYLTGDQATRDADGYLWFVGRADDVIISAGYRIGPFEVESALLEHPAVMESAVVASPDADRGSIVKAFVKLRPGAEPGDRLVTELQEHCKRVTAPYKYPREIEFIDELPKTVSGKIRRVELRRREESRKGKSA; encoded by the coding sequence ATGACTGATTCAATCAAGACTGATTCAATCAAGATCGACCCGATCAAGTCCGGCGCAATCGAGAAGTATCGGCGCGCGTACCGTGACTTCAGCTGGGAGACGCCGGAGCATTTCAACTTCGCCGCGGTCATCGACAAGTTCGCCGAAGATCCGCGCCGGGTTGCAATCCTGTGGGAAGACAGCGAAGGCCGGCGCGCACGGCTGACGTTTGCGGATATCGCGCAGCAATCCAGGCGCATCGCCAACGTTCTCGCCGGACATGGAATCCGGCGCGGCGACGCAGTTCTGCTGGTGCTGCCGCGAATCACGCTGTGGCAGGCGGCGTATATCGGCGCGCTCAGGCTCGGCGCGATCGTCATCCCGTGCACTTCGATGCTGCGCGAGAAGGACCTGGTGTACCGCGCGAATCATTCCGGGGCGCGCGCGATAATCGCCGGCGTCGAGAATGCCGCGATGATCGCGCAACTGCGCAAGCAATGCCCCAGCGTCGAGCATTACCTGATAGCCGGCGCCGCCCGCACCGGCTGGATAAGCCTGCAGGAATATATGAGTCACGCGTCGCCTGCGTTCAAGACGGCGAATACGAAATCGTCGGAGCCGGCGATTTGCTATTACACTTCCGGCACGACCAGGGAACCGAAAGCGGTTCTGCATAGTCACGCCCATACCTACAGTCATCGGTTCACGGGGCTTAACTGGCTCGACCTGAGGCCGGACGACCTCCATTGGACAACCTCGGACACCGGCTGGGCCAAGGCGGGATACGGCGTGCTGTTCGGGCCGTGGATGAACGGCGTGACGACGTTCATGTACAACGGCCGCTTCGATGCGGCGAAAGAACTCGAGTTGATCGCGCGCTACGGAGTTACTACCTTCTGCGCGCCGCCGACTGAGTATCGAATACTCATTAAGGAAAACCTCGCGGACTACTCATTCCCGAAACTGAGGCATTGCACGGGTGCGGGCGAGCCGCTCAATCCGGAAGTGATCGAGGTGTGGCGCGAGCGGCTGGGACTCACGATTCACGACGGCTACGGGCAAACGGAAACGATTATCCTGGCCGCGAACATGCCCGCGATGCCCGTGAAACCGGGCTCGATGGGGCTGCCGTTTCCCGGTCACGATGTCCGCGTAATCGACGACCAAATGGCCGAGACCAAAGTTGACGAGCTCGGAGAAATAGCAGTACGGGTGAGTCCCGAGCGGCCGCCGTCGCTGTTTATCGAGTATTGGAAAAATGCGCAAGAGACCGCCAGTGTGTTTCGCGGCGATTGGTACCTGACCGGCGACCAGGCCACCCGCGACGCCGACGGCTATCTATGGTTCGTCGGGCGCGCTGACGACGTGATCATTTCGGCGGGCTACCGAATCGGGCCGTTCGAAGTCGAGAGCGCCCTGCTCGAGCATCCCGCGGTAATGGAATCCGCGGTGGTCGCGAGTCCCGACGCGGATCGCGGCTCAATCGTCAAGGCCTTCGTGAAGCTGAGGCCCGGCGCCGAGCCCGGCGATCGGCTGGTGACCGAGTTGCAGGAGCATTGCAAGCGCGTGACCGCGCCCTACAAGTATCCGCGCGAGATAGAATTCATCGACGAGCTGCCCAAGACGGTCAGCGGAAAGATTCGCCGCGTCGAGCTGCGCCGCCGGGAAGAATCGCGCAAGGGAAAGTCCGCTTAA